From the genome of Marixanthomonas ophiurae, one region includes:
- a CDS encoding glutamine synthetase III family protein: MSTLRFHAIKETFNRKPVEVQEPERRSAIFGKNVFNESAMRQYLTKTSYNSVMDAIENGKKIERSVADHISTGMKEWAISKGATHYTHWFQPLTGATAEKHDAFFETIDNGQSIEKFGGGQLVQQEPDASSFPHGGIRNTFEARGYTAWDPTSPAFLYGTTLCIPTVFVSYTGEALDYKTPLLRALQTVDQAATAVAKYFDKSVTKVNPTLGWEQEYFLIDKALALSRPDIMLSGRTLLGHSSPKGQQLDDHYFGSIPMRVLNYMRDLETECMLLGIPVKTRHNEVAPNQFELAPIFEETNLAVDHNSLLMDLMDKIADRHNFKVLFHEKPFAGVNGSGKHNNWSLATNTGVNLLGPGSTPMKNLQFLTFFINTLKAVNDHEELLRASIAGASNDHRLGANEAPPAIISAFIGSQLTDVLDELEKVTDGKLSPQEKTDLKLNVVGKIPEILMDNTDRNRTSPFAFTGNKFEFRAVGSTANCANPMTVLNAIVAKQLIDFKQKVDKLIKDKKMKKDDAIFNVLREYIKDSKRIRFEGDGYGEAWEKEAKKRGLSNNKTTPEALKARVSKESIALFEELNIMSKVEVEARYEIEMEEYAMRIQIEGRVLGDIARNHIIPTAIQYQNILIRNVRGLKEIYGDNFKKFGGEQLNLIEKISHHIESINKGITEMIEERKKANKIENAEKRAKAYCNKVKPYFDDIRYHCDKLELLVDDEIWPLTKYRELLFTK; encoded by the coding sequence ATGTCAACTTTACGATTTCACGCAATCAAAGAAACCTTTAACAGAAAACCTGTAGAAGTACAAGAACCTGAACGACGTTCCGCTATCTTCGGAAAAAACGTATTTAATGAGTCGGCCATGCGCCAATACTTAACAAAAACCTCTTACAATAGTGTAATGGATGCTATTGAAAATGGAAAGAAAATTGAACGTAGTGTAGCAGATCACATTTCAACAGGAATGAAAGAATGGGCCATTTCAAAAGGAGCAACCCATTATACACACTGGTTTCAGCCTTTAACAGGAGCAACTGCTGAAAAACACGATGCTTTTTTTGAAACTATTGATAATGGTCAGAGTATCGAGAAGTTTGGTGGTGGACAGTTAGTACAACAAGAGCCAGATGCCTCTAGTTTTCCTCACGGTGGAATAAGAAATACCTTCGAAGCTCGTGGTTACACAGCTTGGGATCCTACTTCCCCTGCTTTCTTGTATGGAACTACATTATGTATTCCAACTGTGTTTGTTTCATATACTGGAGAAGCGTTAGATTATAAAACACCATTATTGCGTGCATTACAAACAGTAGATCAAGCAGCAACCGCTGTAGCAAAATATTTCGATAAAAGTGTAACGAAAGTAAACCCAACTCTTGGATGGGAGCAAGAATATTTTCTTATTGATAAAGCACTGGCATTATCCCGCCCAGACATTATGCTTTCCGGTAGAACTTTATTAGGACATTCTTCACCAAAAGGACAACAGTTAGACGACCACTATTTTGGTTCTATACCTATGCGTGTCCTTAATTATATGCGTGATTTGGAAACTGAATGTATGTTATTGGGTATTCCAGTGAAAACAAGACATAATGAAGTAGCTCCCAATCAATTTGAATTAGCACCAATTTTTGAAGAAACCAATCTCGCCGTAGACCACAACTCCTTATTAATGGACTTAATGGACAAAATAGCAGATCGTCATAACTTTAAAGTGTTATTCCATGAAAAGCCATTTGCAGGTGTAAACGGAAGTGGAAAGCACAACAATTGGTCATTGGCTACTAATACGGGGGTTAATTTATTAGGTCCTGGAAGTACACCAATGAAAAACCTTCAGTTTTTAACCTTTTTCATTAATACTCTTAAAGCTGTCAATGATCACGAAGAATTGTTAAGGGCTTCAATTGCAGGAGCAAGTAATGATCACCGTTTAGGCGCTAACGAAGCTCCGCCAGCTATAATTTCAGCATTTATTGGTTCACAATTGACTGATGTTTTAGATGAATTAGAAAAAGTAACCGACGGAAAACTATCTCCACAAGAAAAAACAGACCTAAAATTAAATGTGGTTGGTAAGATTCCTGAAATTTTAATGGATAATACAGATAGAAACCGTACTTCTCCTTTTGCCTTTACGGGTAATAAATTTGAGTTTCGTGCTGTAGGTTCTACTGCAAACTGTGCTAACCCAATGACAGTGCTTAATGCAATCGTAGCAAAACAGTTGATTGACTTTAAGCAAAAAGTTGACAAGCTTATTAAGGACAAGAAAATGAAAAAAGACGATGCTATCTTTAATGTATTGAGAGAATATATTAAGGACTCTAAACGCATACGTTTTGAAGGTGATGGCTATGGAGAGGCTTGGGAGAAAGAAGCAAAAAAACGTGGTCTAAGTAATAATAAAACAACTCCAGAAGCTTTAAAAGCAAGAGTTTCTAAAGAATCTATCGCACTGTTTGAAGAACTTAATATAATGAGTAAAGTTGAGGTTGAGGCTCGTTATGAAATTGAAATGGAAGAGTATGCAATGCGTATTCAAATTGAAGGAAGAGTTTTAGGCGATATTGCTAGAAATCACATAATCCCTACGGCTATTCAGTATCAAAATATATTGATAAGAAACGTTAGGGGGTTAAAGGAAATTTATGGAGACAACTTTAAAAAGTTTGGGGGAGAACAATTAAACCTTATCGAAAAGATATCACATCATATTGAAAGTATTAATAAAGGAATCACAGAAATGATAGAGGAACGTAAAAAAGCAAACAAGATTGAAAATGCTGAAAAACGGGCCAAAGCATACTGTAACAAGGTAAAGCCTTATTTTGATGATATAAGGTATCACTGTGACAAATTAGAGCTTTTAGTAGATGATGAGATATGGCCTTTAACCAAATATAGAGAGTTGTTGTTCACTAAATAG